The nucleotide sequence TCAAATCCTTTCTCAGCAATATAATCTTTCGCTTTATCTGTTAAATTCAATTCATAACCTATAAGGTTAATTCTATCATACAATTTAGCAAGCTCAATATCTATAATTTTATGAATATCTGCTCTATCTAGAGCATTAAAGATAACTACGTCATCAATTCTATTCAAGAACTCTGGTGCAAATGCTTTTTTTAGTGCATTTTCAATAACACTTCTAGTATTTTCATCGATCTGGGATCTTTGAGAAGCTGTACCAAAGCCAACTCCCTGACCAAAATCTTTCAGTTTTCGAGATCCAATATTAGAAGTCATTATAATAATAGTATTTCTAAAATCTATCTTTCTACCTAAACTATCTGTTAAATAACCATCGTCTAATACCTGCAATAACATATTAAAAACATCTGGATGAGCTTTTTCTACCTCATCAAGAAGAATCACAGCATAAGGCTTTCTTCTAACTTTCTCGGTTAACTGTCCACCTTCTTCATATCCAACATATCCCGGAGGAGCACCAATTAATCTAGAAACAGCAAACTTCTCCATGTACTCACTCATATCAATTCTAATAAGAGTGTCTTCATTATCAAAAAGTTCTTTAGCAAGGATCTTCGCTAACTGTGTTTTACCAACTCCAGTCTGTCCTAGGAAAATAAAGGATCCAATTGGTTTGTTCGGATCTTTTAATCCGGCACGATTTCTTTGGATAGCTTTCACCACTTTGTTAACAGCATCGTCTTGACCAATTACTTTTCCTTTTATTCTGGTTGGTAATTCTGCAAGTTTGTTAATTTCAGTTTGAGCAATCCTATTCACAGGTACACCTGTCATCATTGAGATAACATCTGCAACGTGATCTTCAGTTACAATTTCTTTATGCAACTTAGATTCTTCTTCCCATTTTTCTTGAGCTACTTCTAATTGCTTTTCGAGATTCTTTTCATCATCTCTAAGCTTAGCAGCTTCTTCATATTTTTGTTTTTTAACAACAGCGTTCTTGTTCTCTCTAACTTCTTCTAGTTTTCGTTCTAATTCAAGGATCTGTTTAGGAACCTCAATATTTGTAATATGAACTCTAGCTCCAGCCTCATCCAAAGCATCTATAGCTTTGTCTGGCAAGAATCTATCAGACATATATCGATTAGTAAGTTTAACACAAGCATCAATAGCCTCTACAGTGTAAGAAACATTATGATGTTCTTCATATTTAGCTTTAATATTATTTAAGATCTCTAAAGTCTCATCTACAGTAGTAGGTTCCACAATAACTTTTTGAAATCTTCTTTCTAAGGCTCCATCTTTCTCGATGTATTGTCTGTATTCATCTAGAGTAGTAGCACCAATACATTGTATTTCACCTCTAGCCAATGCAGGTTTGAACATGTTACTAGCATCCAAACTTCCAGTAGCGCCACCTGCTCCAACTATGGTATGAATTTCATCTATAAATAAAATGATATCATCATTCTTTTCAAGCTCATTCATCACAGCTTTCATTCTCTCTTCAAACTGTCCTCTATACTTGGTTCCTGCAACCAAGCTTGCAAGGTCTAAGGTAACCACACGTTTGTCAAAAAGAATTCTTGAAACTTTGCGTTGTACGATTCTTAGCGCTAGCCCTTCTGCAATTGCAGATTTTCCAACTCCAGGTTCACCAATTAATAATGGATTATTCTTCTTACGTCTACTTAAGATCTGGCTAACACGTTCTATTTCTTTCTCACGTCCCACCACAGGATCTAATTTATCTATTTCTGCAAGAGCTGTAAGATCTCTACCAAAATTATCTAGAACAGGAGTTTTAGACTTTTTATTGGTCTTATTTCCTCCAGTATTGCTAAATGGATTTTCTTTTGTAGTATCGTCAGACGCACCATCATCATCAGAAAAAGACTCTGCTCGTGGGGCTTCTAAATAATCGTCATCGTTAGTTATCATATACTTGAATTGATCTTTAACTCCATCATAATCTACATTCAATCTATTCAATAATTTCGTTGTAGGATCATTCTCATTTCTAAGAATACACAACAAAAGGTGAGCGGTATTAATAGAAGAACTTTGAAAAAGTTTAGCTTCTAAAAATGTTGTTTTTAAAGCACGCTCCGCCTGTCTGGTTAGATGCAGATTCTTCTTTTCATTAGAAATTACTGTAGTATCTGGATTGGCAGGGCTTAAAATTTCAACTTTACGTCTTAAATGACTAAGATCTATATCCATGGCATTTAAGATATTTATAGCTTTACCGTCTCCATCGCGCAAGAGACCTAACATTAAATGCTCGGTTCCTATAAAGTCATGACCAAGCCTAAGAGCTTCCTCTTTGCTGTAGGCAATAACATCTTTTACTTTGGGTGAAAAATTATCATCCATCTTATTTTCCTTTCTCTATTATTAATTTACTCCAAAGGGTTCAAAAATTATACCTTAAAGTGTGTGTATTAGTATGTCGTAAGCTAATTGACAAAATTACTTTCAATTATCAAAATGGAAGTTAGCGAACTTATTAACGAAGCGACTATAAATATTTGTTAATAAAATTTATCAAATGTATAGCGCTTTACCCTTAAAACATTACAGAAATGCGTAAATTGGCACGTTATATTTTTGAACTAAAATAAAATATTTTAATATGGCTGAAGGAGAAAATTTAATTCCTATCAACATTGAAGATGAAATGAAATCGGCCTATATCGATTATTCGATGTCGGTCATTGTGTCACGTGCTTTACCAGACGTGCGTGATGGATTAAAACCTGTACATAGAAGGGTTTTGTTCGGAATGCATGAATTGGGTATTAGAGCTACCGGTGCTCACAAAAAATCTGCTAGAATTGTAGGGGAAGTTTTAGGTAAGTATCACCCTCATGGAGATACTTCTGTTTACGACGCTATGGTGCGTATGGCTCAAGAATGGAGTTTGCGTTATATGCTTGTTGATGGTCAAGGTAACTTTGGATCTGTAGATGGCGATAGTCCTGCTGCGATGCGTTATACCGAAGCCAGAATGCGCAAGATAGCAGAAGACATGTTAGCAGATATCGACAAAGAGACTGTAGATTTCAGACTGAATTTTGATGATACACTTCATGAACCTACTGTACTTCCAACCCGAGTTCCGAATTTATTAGTTAATGGAGCCAGCGGTATTGCTGTAGGTATGGCTACTAATATGCCCCCACATAACTTATCTGAAGTTATTGATGGTACGATAGCTTATATTGATAACAACGATATTGAAATTGAAGAGCTAATTACTCATATCAAAGCTCCAGATTTTCCTACTGGTGGAACAATCTACGGGTATGATGGAGTTAGAGAAGCTTTTAAAACAGGTAGAGGTAGAGTGATGATGAGAGCAAAATCTGCTCTAGAAGAGGTGAATGGAAGAGAATGCATCATTGTTACCGAGATTCCATATCAGGTGAATAAGGCTGATATGATCAAGAAAACTGCAGATCTTGTTAATGATAAGAAGATCGATGGAATTGCTTCCATACGTGATGAGTCTGATAGAAACGGGATGCGAATTGTATATATCCTTAAGAAGGATGCAATTCCAAACATTGTTTTAAACACCTTATATAAGCACACTGCATTACAAACTAGTTTTAGTGTTAACAATATTGCGCTTGTTAAAGGCCGTCCTGAGATGTTGAATCTTAAGGATATGATCTATCATTTTGTTGAGCATAGACATGATGTGGTTGTAAGAAGAACTCAATATGAGTTAAGAAAAGCAGAAGAAAGAGCGCACATTTTAGAAGGTTTGATCATTGCATCAGACAATATAGACGAAGTAATAGCGCTTATTAGATCTTCTAGTAATGCAGATGAAGCTAGGAATAAGTTAATTGAAAGATTCGAATTATCAGAACTTCAGGCTAAGGCTATCGTAGAAATGAGATTGAGACAGCTTACCGGGCTGGAACAAGATAAGTTGCGTGCGGAGTATGATGAACTTTTAAAAACCATCGAAGACCTGAAGGATATTCTTGAACGTAAGGAAAGAAGAATGCAGGTTATAAAAGATGAGCTTATTGAGATCAAAGATAAATATGGAGATGAGCGAAGATCTGTAATAGAATATGCAGGTGGAGATCTTAGCATTGAAGATATGATCCCAGATGAGCGTGTAGTAATTACAATCTCTCACGCTGGTTATATAAAGAGAACATCTTTAAATGAATATAAAACTCAAAATAGAGGGGGAGTAGGGCAAAAAGGTTCTACTACCAGAAGTGAAGATTTCTTAGAGCATTTGTTTTCTGGTACCAATCACCAATACATGCTGTTCTTTACTCAAAAAGGAAAATGTTTCTGGATGCGAGTTTATGAAATACCAGAGGGAAGTAAAACTTCTAAAGGTAGAGCTATTCAAAACCTTATTAACATTGAGCCAGATGATAAAGTGAAAGCCTTTATCTGTACTCAAGATCTTAAGGATGAAGAATACATCAATAGCCATTTTGTTATTATGGCTACCAAAAAAGGACAGGTTAAAAAAACGGCATTGGAGCAATATTCTCGCCCAAGAATAAACGGTATTAACGCTATTACCATTCGCGAAGATGATGAATTGTTAGAAGCGAAACTTACTACAGGGAACAGCCAAGTTATGCTAGCTGTTAAGAGTGGTAAAGCTATTAGATTCGAAGAAGAAAAAACCAGACCAATGGGTAGAAGTGCCTCTGGAGTTAGAGGTATAACTTTGGCAGATGATAAGGATGAAGTAGTTGGAATGATAGCTGTTAACGATATGGATGCAGATATTCTTGTAGTGTCTTCTAATGGTTATGGTAAACGTTCTTCTCTGGAAGACTATAGAATTACCAATAGAGGTGGTAAAGGAGTAAAAACTATTTCTGTAACGGAAAAAACTGGTGAACTTGTTACAATTAAAAACGTAACAGACAATGATGATTTAATGATCATTAATAGATCTGGTCTGGCAATAAGAATGAGCGTAGAGAATTTAAGAGTTATGGGTAGAGCTACACAAGGAGTTAGACTTATTAATCTTAAAGGGAATGATGCTATTGCAGCTGTAGCCAAAGTGATGAAAGATGAGGAAGTTATTGAGGAATTAGAAGAGCTAGAAAGCTCTGAAAGTACCGATTTACCTGACGAAATTACAGATGGCACAACAATTGTAGATGACAGTGAAGAATAAATAAAAACCTAAAAAAAAACAATACGAATGAAAACCAATCTTTTATCAGTAGCCCTGTCATTTGCTTCGATAGTTGCTATAGCACAAAAAAAGGAAATTAAAGATGCCGGTAAGGCAGTAGAAAAAGGTAACTATTCAGAAGCTAAATCTTTTTTAGATCAGGCAAAACCAATGTTATCTGAAGCTAAAGATAGTTACAAAGCAGACTTTTACTTATTTAAAGGTCAGGCTTATTTAGGAACTGGAGAAAATATTGCTCTAGAAGATCTAATGACTGCATCTGAAGCTTTTAAGCAAGCGCAGGAAATGGGTAGCGCAGAGGCAGCAGACGGTTTAGCTGCAGTTACCAATTCTTTAGTACAAAGTGCTATCAATGATCAAAATGAGCAAAAGTTTGAAGAGGCTTCAAAGAAGCTTTATGCTGGATATCAAATAAATACTAAGGATACTTTATACTTATATTTTGCAGCTTCTAACGCTATTAATGCTAAAAATTATGATACGGCTTTAGATTATTACTCTCAGCTTAAAGACCTTAAATATACCGGAGTAGAAACTCAATATTTCGCTGTAAATAAGGAAACCGGTGAAGAGGAGATGATGAACAAGAATCAAAGAGATCTTATGATCAAATCTGGAAGCTATATAAAACCAGAAGATCGTACTACAGAATCTAGAGCAGGAGAAATTGCTAAGAACATTGCACTTATCTATATTCAAGAAGGTAAGAATGATAAAGCAATTGAAGCTATGAATGATGCCAAGGCTGCAAATCCTGGAGATCTTACATTACTTCAATCTGAAGCTAACATTTATTATCAAATGGGAGATAAGGCTAAGTATAAAGAGATCATGGAGGACATAGTTTCTAAAGATGCTAAAAATCCAACGCTTTATTATAACTTAGGAGTTACAGCTTATGAAATGGGAGATACGCAAGCAGCGATTGACTATTATAAAAAAGCTCTAGAATTGGATCCAAAAATGTCTGAGGCGCGTTTAAATATTGCAGCGGCTATTCTTGGGAAAGAGAGTTCTATCGTAGAGGAGATGAATGGTCTTGGAATGAGTAAGGCAGATACTAAGAAGTACGATGAACTTGCAGCAGAACGTAAACAAGTTTATAATGATGCTTTACCTTATTTAGCTCAGGTAATTGAAAATGATCCTGAAAACAAAGAGGCAATAAGAACTTCTATGAACATTTATTACCAATTAGGTGAGAATGACAAAGCAGAAGCTATGAAAGCTAGAATTGCTGAATTAGAGAAGTAATATTATTTCCTAAATAGGAACAAAAAAGGCTGCCAATTGGCAGCCTTTTTTATTTATTACGTTTCAGCTAAAATAGATAAGTTAAAGAAGCTAAAAATAGTAAACTATATTATTTTCTTGATCACCCTTAGTTGATGGGTATGTCTCTTCAGATCAATATTAAAGATTCCGGAATGATCTAGCATATCTATTCTCACCTTCCCGTTTACATGTATTATATAATTATCTTTCATGATCATTCCTACATGAGTAATATTACCTTCGTTATCATCAAAAAAAGCCAGATCGCCAACTTCGCTCTCTTCAATAAAACTAAGTGCTTCTCCTTGAGTTGCTTGTTGAGCAGAATCTCTTTTTAATGAATATCCATTTAGAGCGTAAACCATTTGTGTAAGTCCACTACAATCTATACCAAAAGGTGTTTTTCCACCCCACAGATATGGAGCGTTGAGATAAAGTAATGCAGTTTCTATTAGATAGCTTTTATCTGTTTTACCCTGATGATATATTCCATCAAAAGTATCATTTAAATAAGAAGCGCTTCCAATTGAAGATCCCATTGGGATAGAAGTTAATGCTCCTTTTTTATCGGTTATAAAATCGATAAGATCTGCAGAATAAGAATTTTCTACCTGAGAGAGATCGCTATATGTATCTTCATCAACTATTATGAATTGACGATTATCTACCCAGCCTTCATAAGCATCAAAAGCAATGCGAATTCTGCTCCATTTTCCTCGAGCCTCTAAAACCTTAAAATAATCTCCGTATAATAGTTGAGTAACCATCTCAGAGGTATCTGCCGGTTGAATTCTAACCGGCACGATACTTAGATTGCATATCCCGTATTGCATTAACTAAATCTTGCAATTAATTTATTACTTAATCTCTTTCTATAACAATTGCTGATGCTCCACCGCCACCATTACAGATAGCTGCAGCGCCAATTTTACCATTATTTTGTTCTAGAACACTCATAAGCGTGATCAATATTCTTACTCCTGAACATCCTAGTGGGTGCCCTAAAGATACAGCACCTCCATTAACATTAGTGTTCTCATCAGAAAGACCTAGAATTTTCATGTTAGCAAGGCCAACTACTGCGAAAGCTTCATTAAATTCAAAGAAATCTACATCATCTTGAGAGATTCCAGCTTTAGCCAAGGCTTTTGGTAACGCTTTAGAAGGTGCCGTTGTAAACAATTTTGGTTCGTGAGCAGCATCAGCAAAACTTTTAATGCTCGCCAAAACTTTTAATCCAAGTTCGTCTGCTTTTTCACGACTCATTAGAACTACAGCTCCTGCACCGTCGTTTATTGTTGATGCATTTGCTGCAGTAACGGTACCATCTTTAGAGAATGCAGGTCGTAAAGAGGAGATTTTATCCATTTTTACATTTTTAAACTCTTCATCTTCCTTAAAGATTATTGGATCACCCTTTCTTTGAGGAATTTCTACAGGAACTACTTCATTATCAAACTTACCTTCTTTCCAAGCTTTTGCAGAACGCTCATAAGATTTTATAGCAAAAGCATCTTGATCTTCTCTAGAGAAATTATGTTCTGTTGCGCAAAGATCTGCACAGGTACCCATAGCATTATGGTCATATGCGTCTACAAGACCGTCTTTTTGAAGACCATCAATCATAGTAGCAGGTCCAAATTTATGACCGTTTCTTAAATGAAGATAATGAGGGATCATACTCATGTTTTCCATACCTCCTGCAACTACAACATTAGCATCACCCAACATAATTGCTTGTGCACCCTGCATAACTGCTTTCATTCCACTTGCACAAACTTTATTAACAGTAGTACAAGGAACTGTATCTGGTATACCGGCACCAAGAGCGGCTTGTCTTGCAGGAGCCTGTCCAACACCAGCCTGTACTACATTACCCATTAATACTTCATCCACCAATTCTGGTTTCAAATTAATTTTATTTAAAGCGCCTTGTATGGCTATAGAACCTAATTTTGTGGCAGGAACTGTAGATAAACTTCCTAAGAAACTACCTATTGGAGTTCTTGCAGCACTTACTATTACAACTTCTTTCATAATTCAAAATTTTTATTTCACTAGTTGCGAATTTAGTGATTTTATAAAGAACAAACCAAGGCTTCTAACAGCACCATGAATTTTTAGTACATTTGAATATTAGTACCCAATTAAATGAAGAACTTCATCAATAGTTTCTATAGACATCAAGCTTTATTCTACAAGATCTTTTTGTTTGTTATTACTGCAGTTTTAATTATCTATTTGCTTCCTAAAGGTGGAAAATTCAAGTATGAAATTACTAAGGGAAAACCTTGGCAATATGAGAATCTATATGCTCCTTTTGACTTTGCTATTTTAAAGAATGAAGATGAGATCATTAAGGAGAAAGATAAAATTATCAATAATAATATTCCTTACTATACATATAGTGAAGGAGTAGTAGAAAAGGTAAAGACAGAAGTACCAAATCAGATCAATCAGATATTTCCGGATAGCGTCTTAAGAAAACGTGGATTATCTATACATTCTTTTGTAAATAAAAGTTTAGATGATCTATACGAATATGGTGTTCTAAAAGATGCACGTAAACCTGGAAAGGATGTACTAGTGTATCTTAGAAAAGGGAATGTTGCC is from Gillisia sp. Hel1_33_143 and encodes:
- a CDS encoding ATP-dependent Clp protease ATP-binding subunit — translated: MDDNFSPKVKDVIAYSKEEALRLGHDFIGTEHLMLGLLRDGDGKAINILNAMDIDLSHLRRKVEILSPANPDTTVISNEKKNLHLTRQAERALKTTFLEAKLFQSSSINTAHLLLCILRNENDPTTKLLNRLNVDYDGVKDQFKYMITNDDDYLEAPRAESFSDDDGASDDTTKENPFSNTGGNKTNKKSKTPVLDNFGRDLTALAEIDKLDPVVGREKEIERVSQILSRRKKNNPLLIGEPGVGKSAIAEGLALRIVQRKVSRILFDKRVVTLDLASLVAGTKYRGQFEERMKAVMNELEKNDDIILFIDEIHTIVGAGGATGSLDASNMFKPALARGEIQCIGATTLDEYRQYIEKDGALERRFQKVIVEPTTVDETLEILNNIKAKYEEHHNVSYTVEAIDACVKLTNRYMSDRFLPDKAIDALDEAGARVHITNIEVPKQILELERKLEEVRENKNAVVKKQKYEEAAKLRDDEKNLEKQLEVAQEKWEEESKLHKEIVTEDHVADVISMMTGVPVNRIAQTEINKLAELPTRIKGKVIGQDDAVNKVVKAIQRNRAGLKDPNKPIGSFIFLGQTGVGKTQLAKILAKELFDNEDTLIRIDMSEYMEKFAVSRLIGAPPGYVGYEEGGQLTEKVRRKPYAVILLDEVEKAHPDVFNMLLQVLDDGYLTDSLGRKIDFRNTIIIMTSNIGSRKLKDFGQGVGFGTASQRSQIDENTRSVIENALKKAFAPEFLNRIDDVVIFNALDRADIHKIIDIELAKLYDRINLIGYELNLTDKAKDYIAEKGFDKDYGARPLNRAIQKYIEDALAEEIINSHLTEGDKIFMDLNDEKSELTIKIEKAKKEKES
- the gyrA gene encoding DNA gyrase subunit A, coding for MAEGENLIPINIEDEMKSAYIDYSMSVIVSRALPDVRDGLKPVHRRVLFGMHELGIRATGAHKKSARIVGEVLGKYHPHGDTSVYDAMVRMAQEWSLRYMLVDGQGNFGSVDGDSPAAMRYTEARMRKIAEDMLADIDKETVDFRLNFDDTLHEPTVLPTRVPNLLVNGASGIAVGMATNMPPHNLSEVIDGTIAYIDNNDIEIEELITHIKAPDFPTGGTIYGYDGVREAFKTGRGRVMMRAKSALEEVNGRECIIVTEIPYQVNKADMIKKTADLVNDKKIDGIASIRDESDRNGMRIVYILKKDAIPNIVLNTLYKHTALQTSFSVNNIALVKGRPEMLNLKDMIYHFVEHRHDVVVRRTQYELRKAEERAHILEGLIIASDNIDEVIALIRSSSNADEARNKLIERFELSELQAKAIVEMRLRQLTGLEQDKLRAEYDELLKTIEDLKDILERKERRMQVIKDELIEIKDKYGDERRSVIEYAGGDLSIEDMIPDERVVITISHAGYIKRTSLNEYKTQNRGGVGQKGSTTRSEDFLEHLFSGTNHQYMLFFTQKGKCFWMRVYEIPEGSKTSKGRAIQNLINIEPDDKVKAFICTQDLKDEEYINSHFVIMATKKGQVKKTALEQYSRPRINGINAITIREDDELLEAKLTTGNSQVMLAVKSGKAIRFEEEKTRPMGRSASGVRGITLADDKDEVVGMIAVNDMDADILVVSSNGYGKRSSLEDYRITNRGGKGVKTISVTEKTGELVTIKNVTDNDDLMIINRSGLAIRMSVENLRVMGRATQGVRLINLKGNDAIAAVAKVMKDEEVIEELEELESSESTDLPDEITDGTTIVDDSEE
- a CDS encoding tetratricopeptide repeat protein; protein product: MKTNLLSVALSFASIVAIAQKKEIKDAGKAVEKGNYSEAKSFLDQAKPMLSEAKDSYKADFYLFKGQAYLGTGENIALEDLMTASEAFKQAQEMGSAEAADGLAAVTNSLVQSAINDQNEQKFEEASKKLYAGYQINTKDTLYLYFAASNAINAKNYDTALDYYSQLKDLKYTGVETQYFAVNKETGEEEMMNKNQRDLMIKSGSYIKPEDRTTESRAGEIAKNIALIYIQEGKNDKAIEAMNDAKAANPGDLTLLQSEANIYYQMGDKAKYKEIMEDIVSKDAKNPTLYYNLGVTAYEMGDTQAAIDYYKKALELDPKMSEARLNIAAAILGKESSIVEEMNGLGMSKADTKKYDELAAERKQVYNDALPYLAQVIENDPENKEAIRTSMNIYYQLGENDKAEAMKARIAELEK
- a CDS encoding C40 family peptidase — protein: MQYGICNLSIVPVRIQPADTSEMVTQLLYGDYFKVLEARGKWSRIRIAFDAYEGWVDNRQFIIVDEDTYSDLSQVENSYSADLIDFITDKKGALTSIPMGSSIGSASYLNDTFDGIYHQGKTDKSYLIETALLYLNAPYLWGGKTPFGIDCSGLTQMVYALNGYSLKRDSAQQATQGEALSFIEESEVGDLAFFDDNEGNITHVGMIMKDNYIIHVNGKVRIDMLDHSGIFNIDLKRHTHQLRVIKKII
- a CDS encoding acetyl-CoA C-acyltransferase; the encoded protein is MMKEVVIVSAARTPIGSFLGSLSTVPATKLGSIAIQGALNKINLKPELVDEVLMGNVVQAGVGQAPARQAALGAGIPDTVPCTTVNKVCASGMKAVMQGAQAIMLGDANVVVAGGMENMSMIPHYLHLRNGHKFGPATMIDGLQKDGLVDAYDHNAMGTCADLCATEHNFSREDQDAFAIKSYERSAKAWKEGKFDNEVVPVEIPQRKGDPIIFKEDEEFKNVKMDKISSLRPAFSKDGTVTAANASTINDGAGAVVLMSREKADELGLKVLASIKSFADAAHEPKLFTTAPSKALPKALAKAGISQDDVDFFEFNEAFAVVGLANMKILGLSDENTNVNGGAVSLGHPLGCSGVRILITLMSVLEQNNGKIGAAAICNGGGGASAIVIERD